In Sphingobacteriaceae bacterium, the following proteins share a genomic window:
- a CDS encoding DUF3308 domain-containing protein — protein sequence MFKAINQKERKTMKINLKYFALPVSLALGLSVNAGNPERMGQAGASQLLINPYARNTGLAGSNSAKVRGLESQFLNIAGTAYTRKTEVIFNRSNWLQGTDIFINSFGLTQGIGETGTIGLGVVAINAGKIPITTEEQPEGGLGTYSPTFYNISLSYAKMFSDNIYGGVNFKLINEQIPNAAARGMAIDAGIQYHTGKYDQVHFGIALRNWGPKMRYQGDGLSRQAAVTSISGSYELTVNNRSAAFELPTLINIGASYDFYLTKDSTGLSKKHRLSINGNFQSNSFSYDNGMAGLEYAWKEMLMFRVGTFFEKDMFNDARRNAFTGPSAGMTFEVPFNEKRSTIGLDYSYRFSNPFGGTHSFGLRLNL from the coding sequence ATGTTCAAAGCTATTAATCAAAAAGAAAGAAAGACTATGAAGATAAATTTAAAATATTTTGCATTGCCTGTTTCTCTTGCGCTTGGCCTAAGTGTAAACGCGGGTAATCCTGAACGTATGGGACAGGCTGGAGCGAGTCAACTATTGATTAATCCTTATGCAAGAAATACTGGTTTAGCAGGTTCTAATTCGGCTAAAGTGCGCGGCTTAGAGTCTCAGTTCTTAAACATTGCAGGTACTGCTTATACGCGTAAAACAGAAGTTATTTTTAACCGTTCAAACTGGTTACAAGGAACTGATATTTTCATTAACAGTTTTGGATTAACTCAGGGTATTGGTGAAACAGGAACTATCGGTTTAGGCGTTGTGGCTATTAATGCCGGCAAAATTCCTATTACCACAGAAGAACAACCTGAAGGTGGATTAGGAACCTACAGCCCTACGTTTTATAACATAAGTCTTTCTTATGCTAAAATGTTTTCTGACAACATTTATGGTGGTGTTAATTTTAAGTTGATAAACGAACAAATTCCAAACGCTGCTGCTCGTGGTATGGCCATCGACGCAGGTATCCAATACCACACCGGAAAATACGATCAGGTACATTTTGGTATCGCTTTAAGAAACTGGGGACCAAAAATGCGTTATCAGGGTGATGGTTTAAGTCGTCAGGCTGCCGTTACTTCTATCAGCGGATCTTACGAGTTAACTGTAAACAACAGATCAGCAGCATTCGAATTACCAACTTTGATAAACATCGGAGCTTCTTATGATTTTTATCTTACCAAAGATTCTACGGGTTTATCAAAAAAACACCGTCTTTCAATTAACGGAAATTTCCAATCCAATTCTTTTAGCTACGACAATGGAATGGCTGGACTTGAATATGCCTGGAAAGAGATGTTAATGTTCAGAGTGGGTACTTTCTTTGAAAAAGACATGTTTAACGATGCAAGAAGAAATGCTTTCACTGGTCCTTCTGCTGGTATGACTTTCGAAGTTCCTTTTAACGAGAAAAGATCAACAATCGGTTTAGATTACTCTTACCGTTTCAGTAATCCTTTTGGAGGTACACATTCCTTTGGATTGAGGTTGAACCTATAG
- a CDS encoding transcription elongation factor GreA yields MAIGYYTEEGLQKMKDELHQLRSVERKIATQAIVDARDKGDLSENAEYDAAREAQALLELRIAKLEDVIANARIVDETKIDLSKASILTTVKIKNMNNGASMKYTLVAENEADLKSGKISVDSPIGKALLGKKVGEKVDVQVPAGKVTFEVSEISI; encoded by the coding sequence ATGGCAATAGGATATTACACAGAAGAGGGATTGCAAAAGATGAAAGATGAACTTCATCAATTAAGAAGTGTAGAACGTAAAATAGCAACCCAGGCAATTGTAGACGCCAGGGATAAAGGCGATTTAAGTGAAAACGCTGAATACGACGCTGCTCGTGAAGCTCAGGCTTTGTTAGAACTGCGTATTGCTAAACTGGAAGATGTCATTGCTAATGCCCGTATTGTTGATGAAACTAAAATTGATCTCAGTAAAGCGAGTATTCTTACTACCGTGAAAATAAAAAATATGAATAACGGTGCTTCCATGAAATATACACTCGTTGCAGAGAATGAAGCGGATCTTAAAAGCGGTAAAATATCTGTTGATTCTCCAATAGGAAAAGCTTTATTAGGTAAAAAGGTAGGCGAAAAGGTAGATGTTCAGGTTCCTGCAGGAAAAGTAACGTTTGAAGTTTCAGAAATCTCCATCTAA
- a CDS encoding HIT family protein, with translation MASIFSKIVAGEIPCYKVAEDENYLAFLDVFPLKKGHTLVIPKKEVDYIFDLDATCYSGLMDFTKRVAEAVKKSVPCKRLSMQVIGLEVPHAHVHLIPINTMNDCDFKQEKLKFSKEEFEETAKLIASQFK, from the coding sequence ATGGCCAGCATCTTCTCTAAAATAGTAGCAGGTGAAATTCCCTGTTATAAAGTGGCGGAGGATGAGAATTATTTAGCTTTCCTGGATGTCTTTCCTTTAAAGAAAGGGCATACATTAGTTATTCCCAAAAAAGAAGTGGATTATATTTTTGATCTGGATGCAACATGCTATTCCGGATTAATGGATTTCACTAAGAGAGTAGCAGAGGCTGTGAAAAAATCGGTTCCGTGTAAACGCTTGTCCATGCAGGTTATTGGTTTAGAGGTACCGCATGCGCACGTTCATCTTATTCCTATAAACACAATGAATGATTGTGACTTTAAGCAGGAAAAATTAAAATTCTCGAAAGAGGAGTTTGAAGAAACAGCAAAGCTGATTGCTTCGCAGTTTAAATAA
- a CDS encoding glycine--tRNA ligase: MSQKPEDFFKNVISHSKEYGFIFQSSEIYDGLSAVYDYGQLGSELKKNLRDYWWKAMVQLNENIVGIDAAIFMHPTTWKASGHVDAFNDPLIDNKDSKKRYRADVLIEEHVANIEDKINKEVEKAAKRFENFDAGMFRSTNARVKEYQDKIDAINSRFKTALNDNNLEEVKQIIVDLEIVDPISGSRNWTDVRQFNLMFSTSMGSVSEDANTIYLRPETAQGIFVNYLNVQKTGRMKIPFGIAQTGKAFRNEIVARQFIFRMREFEQMEMQFFVRPGTENEWYEHWKNARMNWHLSLGLGQEKYKFKDHLKLAHYAKAACDIEHEFPFGFKELEGIHSRSDFDLKQHEQFSGKKLQYFDPELNQSYVPYVVETSVGLDRLFLAVLSSALKEEALENGETRMVLNLPPAIAPYKAAIFPLVKKDGLPELAESIMKDLKFDYNIAYDEKDTVGKRYRRHDAYGTPYCITVDHQSLEDKTVTVRHRDSMQQDRIAIAALPAFLEERVGIKSLLKTL; encoded by the coding sequence ATGTCTCAGAAACCGGAAGATTTTTTTAAGAATGTTATATCCCATAGCAAAGAGTATGGCTTTATTTTTCAAAGCAGCGAGATCTATGATGGTCTCAGTGCGGTGTACGATTATGGTCAACTTGGTTCTGAGTTAAAGAAAAATCTTCGCGACTATTGGTGGAAAGCAATGGTTCAGTTAAATGAAAATATTGTTGGGATTGATGCCGCTATTTTCATGCACCCCACTACGTGGAAAGCAAGCGGGCACGTAGATGCCTTTAATGATCCTTTGATTGATAACAAGGACAGCAAAAAGCGTTACCGTGCAGATGTTTTAATTGAAGAACACGTTGCCAACATTGAAGATAAAATAAATAAAGAAGTTGAGAAAGCAGCAAAACGTTTCGAAAATTTCGACGCGGGAATGTTCCGTTCAACGAATGCGCGTGTTAAAGAATATCAGGATAAGATTGACGCTATCAATTCACGTTTTAAAACGGCTTTAAACGACAATAATCTTGAAGAGGTAAAACAAATCATAGTAGATCTTGAGATTGTAGACCCTATTAGCGGAAGCCGCAACTGGACGGACGTTCGTCAATTCAACTTGATGTTTAGTACCTCTATGGGTTCGGTTTCAGAAGATGCCAATACCATCTATTTAAGACCAGAAACCGCTCAAGGTATTTTTGTAAATTATTTGAACGTTCAAAAAACCGGCCGCATGAAAATTCCTTTTGGAATTGCGCAAACCGGCAAAGCCTTTAGAAATGAAATTGTAGCAAGACAATTTATTTTCCGCATGCGCGAGTTTGAACAAATGGAAATGCAGTTTTTTGTAAGACCTGGAACCGAAAATGAATGGTACGAGCATTGGAAGAACGCGAGAATGAATTGGCACCTTTCACTTGGTCTTGGCCAGGAAAAATATAAATTTAAAGATCATTTAAAACTTGCGCATTACGCCAAGGCGGCTTGCGACATAGAGCACGAATTTCCATTTGGCTTTAAAGAATTAGAGGGGATTCACAGTCGCTCAGATTTTGATTTAAAACAACACGAACAATTCTCAGGAAAAAAATTACAGTATTTCGATCCGGAATTAAATCAAAGTTATGTTCCATATGTTGTAGAAACTTCTGTAGGACTTGACCGTTTGTTTTTAGCAGTTCTTTCTTCGGCGTTAAAAGAGGAAGCTCTTGAAAATGGAGAAACGAGAATGGTCTTAAATTTACCTCCAGCCATCGCGCCATACAAAGCGGCTATTTTCCCCTTAGTAAAAAAAGACGGTCTTCCTGAGCTTGCAGAGAGCATTATGAAGGATTTAAAGTTTGACTATAACATTGCTTACGACGAAAAAGATACTGTAGGAAAACGTTACCGTCGTCACGACGCTTATGGAACGCCTTATTGCATCACAGTCGATCATCAAAGTCTCGAAGATAAAACCGTTACAGTGCGTCACCGCGACAGTATGCAACAGGATAGAATAGCCATTGCAGCTTTACCTGCGTTTTTAGAGGAACGAGTTGGGATTAAGAGTTTGTTAAAAACGCTGTAG